A region from the Phycisphaerales bacterium genome encodes:
- a CDS encoding FAD-binding oxidoreductase, protein MPTPVLILGSGVVGLTSAIRLLEAGHPVTIVHDRPLSEGPSIVAPALFTPYQGPPHDTLVRWIEESLRSLRAIERSAGSSVHPSGGHSAGIHTAPVRWYKFSKDSPADGPWEHLLNERPIPVPPNVPVAAILETDRPHIDTTRYLPWLHARATSLGARFVMERVTAFDQLFDRGARVIINCAGLGSRELARDPRVRPVRGIIARLPNHLRLTRGVHDDSPGGLVTYVFVYPTHLAIGSVFQLDDWNAAITAKEFEPIFDRARRLLGYDGIANANDLSPRDATFHIALRPARVRDGAGEDFTFEDIRLELERTSRGPIIHNYGHGRMGISLSWGTARDALELVRSLQ, encoded by the coding sequence ATGCCCACTCCAGTCCTCATCCTCGGCTCCGGCGTCGTCGGGCTCACCTCGGCCATCCGACTCCTCGAAGCCGGCCACCCCGTCACGATTGTCCACGATCGCCCACTCAGCGAGGGGCCGAGCATCGTCGCCCCTGCACTCTTCACGCCCTATCAGGGACCACCCCACGACACTCTTGTCCGATGGATCGAGGAATCACTTCGTTCGTTGCGAGCCATCGAGCGATCGGCGGGTTCAAGCGTTCATCCAAGTGGTGGGCACTCTGCGGGTATCCACACCGCTCCCGTCCGTTGGTACAAGTTCTCCAAGGACTCCCCCGCGGATGGCCCGTGGGAGCACCTGCTCAACGAGCGCCCCATTCCCGTTCCGCCGAACGTCCCCGTCGCCGCGATCCTCGAGACCGATCGCCCGCACATCGACACGACGCGGTACCTCCCCTGGCTCCACGCCCGGGCGACTTCTCTCGGCGCCCGTTTCGTGATGGAGCGTGTCACCGCCTTTGATCAACTGTTCGATCGTGGCGCGCGCGTCATCATCAACTGCGCCGGTCTCGGCAGCCGCGAACTGGCCCGCGATCCCCGCGTCCGGCCTGTCCGCGGCATTATCGCCCGGCTTCCCAATCACCTACGCCTCACGCGTGGCGTCCATGACGACTCGCCGGGCGGCCTTGTGACCTACGTCTTCGTCTATCCCACCCACCTTGCGATCGGCAGTGTATTTCAACTCGACGACTGGAATGCCGCCATTACCGCCAAAGAGTTCGAGCCGATCTTTGACCGGGCTCGCCGCCTCCTCGGGTACGACGGCATCGCCAATGCCAATGACCTCTCACCGCGCGATGCCACCTTCCACATCGCTCTTCGGCCCGCGCGCGTCCGCGATGGCGCCGGCGAGGACTTCACCTTCGAGGACATCCGCCTGGAACTCGAGCGCACCTCTCGCGGACCCATCATCCATAACTATGGGCACGGGCGCATGGGCATCTCCCTTTCGTGGGGCACGGCCCGCGACGCCCTGGAACTCGTAAGGTCGCTCCAATGA
- a CDS encoding acyl-CoA thioesterase, with product MTDLPTPPHLALRVITMPKDTNQYGTIFGGVILSYIDQAGFVEARRHGVHRWVTASLDRVDFKAPVHLGDTVNFYTRTERAGTKSVTISIAVEAERFTTGETIPVTTATITLVAVNAEGMPIPFRNPPTVS from the coding sequence ATGACCGATCTCCCCACACCGCCCCACCTTGCCCTTCGCGTCATCACCATGCCGAAGGACACGAATCAATACGGCACGATCTTCGGCGGGGTCATCCTCTCCTACATCGACCAGGCCGGATTCGTCGAGGCCCGACGCCACGGCGTGCACCGTTGGGTCACCGCCTCCCTTGACCGAGTCGATTTCAAAGCCCCCGTGCACCTGGGCGACACGGTGAACTTTTACACCCGCACCGAGCGCGCCGGCACGAAGTCGGTGACCATCTCGATCGCCGTCGAGGCCGAACGCTTTACCACCGGCGAAACGATCCCCGTCACCACCGCGACGATCACCCTCGTCGCTGTCAACGCCGAGGGCATGCCCATTCCCTTCCGGAACCCACCGACCGTCTCGTGA